One stretch of Pseudomonas fluorescens Q2-87 DNA includes these proteins:
- a CDS encoding REP-associated tyrosine transposase: protein MRPLRPNSHRLRRGRSSERGRGYLVTTIVHQRVPIFEDLRLGRLLIAEMRLAHEQGLVNSLAWVVMPDHLHWLVQLERAQLSQVMQIIKSRSTLAINRAMNRNGAFWQSGFHDCAIRDNQSLRPAADYITDNPVRAGLVEHIGDYPHWDTAWT from the coding sequence ATGCGTCCTCTACGTCCAAACTCTCATCGGCTGCGTCGTGGACGCTCTTCGGAGCGTGGGCGAGGTTACCTCGTCACTACGATCGTTCATCAACGCGTGCCTATTTTCGAAGACCTGCGACTGGGTCGCTTGTTGATTGCAGAAATGCGTCTGGCTCATGAGCAAGGTCTGGTCAACTCGCTCGCCTGGGTTGTGATGCCCGACCATCTACATTGGCTGGTGCAACTGGAACGAGCCCAGCTCTCTCAGGTCATGCAGATCATCAAATCTCGCAGCACGCTTGCAATCAATCGAGCCATGAACAGAAACGGTGCCTTCTGGCAAAGCGGCTTCCACGATTGCGCCATCCGCGATAACCAATCCCTTCGCCCCGCTGCCGACTACATCACCGACAATCCTGTTCGCGCTGGGCTGGTGGAACATATTGGCGATTACCCCCACTGGGATACTGCATGGACCTAA
- a CDS encoding CS1 type fimbrial major subunit — translation MSVTALAVAALSPSFVWAADDALASIHITANIPNKQFHVQPRNPDFGKDEYMYYNTVTYDLSSIRQTFDVKNTDGSVHAYLDGRSVLSNGSVLIPLRVLFNDVLLSEVPQEVVDDATSTPGTQVEMFIHASHWPIPRTPGLYTGNFTVIFDAVPRVTL, via the coding sequence ATGTCCGTAACAGCCTTGGCCGTTGCAGCCCTGAGCCCTTCGTTTGTGTGGGCGGCTGACGATGCGCTCGCCTCCATCCATATCACGGCGAACATTCCGAACAAGCAGTTCCACGTGCAACCACGCAATCCGGATTTTGGTAAAGATGAGTACATGTATTACAACACCGTAACCTATGACTTGAGCAGCATACGCCAGACCTTTGATGTGAAGAATACCGATGGCTCGGTTCATGCCTATCTTGATGGACGTTCTGTTTTGTCTAACGGTAGCGTGCTCATACCGCTGCGTGTCTTGTTCAACGACGTATTGTTGAGCGAGGTGCCTCAAGAAGTAGTGGATGACGCCACATCCACCCCAGGAACCCAGGTGGAGATGTTTATCCATGCGAGTCATTGGCCCATCCCTCGCACGCCTGGCCTGTACACCGGGAACTTCACCGTCATCTTCGATGCGGTACCCCGTGTAACCCTCTGA
- a CDS encoding transglycosylase domain-containing protein, which yields MGALWQTDSNKPVVPTERMEEAPSPKKTRRARHGWRAFWLLLLIVVVVVGLAVAKEMRTSRFQAREISKYAASLNYSVQPGPSDAIVYPGAGPFDRRLGYSSLGEFLPRLLKRDYVIQAQARFSPALMDYVKKGLFVPYAEKIQAGLTITDCRAAPVYQFKYPQQLYANFDAIPPVVVQSLLFIENRFLLDPKQPLANPAVDWPRFGMAAWSQVAKLLSLPGQSAGGSTLATQLEKYRHSPEGLTVSGAEKIRQMISASVRAYQAGPQTLEARQRVIRDYLNSVPLSAVPGHGEVHGMAEGLRVWYGADFNRANEQLSSTATDPKSLADKGLALREMLSLMIAQRRPSHYLSKGRDELARLTDSHVRLLAQNGVIDAALAEATLASKVSYRDWVQQPTIQPIETNKGISAARSRLATLLNRPLYDLDRLDLSATSTLQSDLQAQATEYLKRLADPAFAAEIGLMGERLLTPTSTTQVRYSFTLLELTPDGSRVRVQTDSTDQPFDINEGSKLELGSTAKLRVLTTYLQIIAELHDRYGQQTPAQLKKTEIAEQDRLSRWAVDYLIQNTDRSLPKMLEAALDRTYSASPGEAFFTGGGLHTFHNFRSEDNGRNPTLRDSLRESINLPFIRLMRDLVRYATYAGPDASAELLKDDQDPRRQEYLAQFADREGTSFLLKFWKKYQKKDTGQRLETFLDSMHPTAIRLAAVHRYFFPGDSQESFNLFVRSHLKSVKSSEKLTDERLERLYQSYGPGAYDLPDQGFIAKVHPLDLWLMGYLLNNPDAKFSQIVKASEFERQEVYSWLFKSRHKSARDSRIRTMLEIEAFLDIHQRWQKVGYPFDHLVPSLATAIGSSGDRPAALAELVGTILNDGIRQPALRVDSLDFAVDTPYETRLVSNPDNGKRVMPVEVAQALRGALSQVVDAGTAKRVAGSFKLADGTPLAMGGKTGTGDNRIEAIGAGGRILSSKSINRTATFVFYIGDSHFGTLTAYVPGVSAQNFKFTSALPVQVLKGMAPFLSPYLQPDSHTQCKPLVARQ from the coding sequence ATGGGCGCTTTGTGGCAAACCGATTCGAATAAACCTGTGGTCCCGACTGAACGTATGGAAGAAGCGCCTTCACCCAAAAAAACTCGCCGCGCACGGCATGGCTGGCGGGCGTTCTGGTTGTTGTTGCTGATCGTCGTGGTGGTGGTCGGCCTGGCGGTGGCCAAGGAAATGCGCACGTCGCGGTTCCAGGCCCGGGAGATCAGCAAGTACGCCGCGTCGCTGAACTATTCGGTGCAGCCAGGGCCCAGCGATGCCATCGTCTACCCGGGTGCCGGCCCGTTCGATCGGCGGTTGGGCTACAGCTCGCTGGGGGAGTTTTTGCCGCGTTTGCTCAAACGCGACTACGTCATCCAGGCCCAGGCCCGTTTCTCACCGGCCCTGATGGATTACGTCAAGAAAGGCCTGTTCGTGCCCTACGCCGAAAAGATCCAGGCGGGGTTGACCATCACTGACTGCCGCGCCGCACCGGTGTATCAGTTCAAGTACCCGCAGCAGCTGTACGCCAATTTCGACGCGATCCCGCCGGTGGTGGTGCAAAGCCTGTTGTTCATCGAGAACCGCTTCCTGCTCGACCCCAAGCAACCCTTGGCAAACCCCGCGGTGGACTGGCCGCGCTTCGGCATGGCGGCGTGGTCGCAGGTGGCCAAGTTGCTGAGTTTGCCGGGGCAATCCGCCGGTGGCAGTACCTTGGCGACACAACTGGAAAAATACCGTCACTCCCCCGAAGGCCTCACCGTGTCGGGCGCGGAGAAAATCCGCCAGATGATCTCCGCCAGCGTGCGCGCTTATCAGGCCGGCCCGCAGACCCTCGAGGCACGGCAACGGGTCATCCGCGACTACCTCAACAGCGTGCCGCTCTCCGCCGTGCCCGGGCATGGTGAAGTGCATGGCATGGCGGAAGGCTTGCGGGTCTGGTACGGCGCTGATTTCAACCGGGCCAACGAACAACTGTCCAGCACCGCGACTGATCCCAAGAGCCTTGCGGACAAAGGCCTGGCCCTGCGCGAGATGCTCTCGTTGATGATCGCCCAGCGCCGCCCGTCCCATTACCTGTCCAAGGGCCGCGACGAACTGGCGCGCCTGACCGACAGCCACGTCCGCCTGTTGGCGCAAAACGGCGTCATCGATGCCGCCCTGGCCGAAGCGACCCTGGCGAGTAAAGTCAGTTACCGCGACTGGGTGCAGCAACCCACCATCCAACCCATCGAAACCAACAAAGGCATCAGCGCCGCCCGCAGCCGCCTCGCCACGCTGCTCAACCGGCCGCTGTACGACCTCGATCGCCTGGACCTCTCCGCCACCAGCACCTTGCAAAGCGACTTGCAGGCCCAGGCCACCGAATACCTCAAGCGTTTGGCCGACCCGGCGTTCGCCGCCGAGATCGGCCTGATGGGCGAACGCCTGCTGACCCCCACCAGCACCACCCAGGTGCGCTACAGCTTCACCCTGCTGGAGCTGACCCCCGACGGCTCCCGCGTGCGAGTACAAACCGACAGCACCGACCAACCCTTCGATATCAATGAAGGCAGCAAACTGGAATTGGGTTCCACCGCCAAGTTGCGGGTACTGACCACGTACCTGCAGATCATCGCCGAGCTTCACGATCGTTACGGCCAGCAGACCCCGGCGCAACTGAAGAAAACCGAGATCGCCGAACAGGACCGCCTCTCTCGCTGGGCCGTCGACTACCTGATCCAGAACACCGACCGCAGCCTGCCGAAAATGCTCGAAGCCGCACTGGACCGTACCTATTCCGCCAGCCCCGGCGAGGCGTTTTTTACCGGTGGCGGGCTGCACACTTTCCACAACTTCCGCAGCGAGGACAACGGCCGCAACCCAACCCTGCGCGACTCCCTGCGCGAGTCGATCAACCTGCCGTTCATCCGCCTGATGCGCGACCTGGTGCGCTACGCCACCTACGCCGGGCCCGACGCCAGCGCCGAGTTGCTCAAGGACGACCAAGACCCGCGCCGCCAAGAGTACCTGGCCCAGTTCGCCGACCGCGAAGGCACCTCGTTCCTGCTCAAGTTCTGGAAGAAGTACCAGAAAAAGGACACCGGCCAGCGCCTCGAAACCTTCCTCGACAGCATGCACCCCACGGCAATCCGCCTGGCCGCCGTGCACCGCTACTTCTTTCCCGGCGACAGCCAGGAGAGCTTCAACCTGTTCGTGCGCTCACACCTCAAGTCGGTCAAGAGCAGCGAAAAACTCACCGACGAACGCCTGGAACGGCTCTACCAGAGCTATGGCCCAGGCGCCTATGACCTGCCCGACCAGGGCTTCATCGCCAAGGTCCACCCGCTGGATTTGTGGTTGATGGGTTACCTGCTGAACAACCCCGACGCCAAGTTCAGCCAGATCGTCAAGGCGAGTGAATTCGAGCGCCAGGAAGTCTACAGCTGGCTGTTCAAGAGCCGGCACAAGAGCGCCCGCGACAGTCGCATCCGTACCATGCTGGAAATCGAAGCGTTCCTCGATATCCATCAGCGCTGGCAGAAAGTCGGCTACCCGTTCGACCACCTGGTGCCGTCACTGGCTACCGCCATCGGCAGCTCCGGCGACCGTCCGGCGGCGCTTGCAGAATTGGTGGGCACCATTCTCAACGACGGCATCCGCCAACCGGCGCTGCGCGTCGACAGCCTGGACTTTGCCGTCGATACGCCCTACGAAACGCGACTGGTCAGCAACCCGGACAACGGCAAGCGCGTGATGCCGGTGGAAGTGGCCCAGGCCCTGCGCGGGGCGCTGTCCCAAGTGGTGGATGCCGGCACCGCGAAACGCGTGGCCGGCAGTTTCAAACTGGCCGACGGCACACCGCTGGCCATGGGCGGCAAGACCGGCACCGGCGACAACCGCATCGAAGCCATCGGCGCGGGTGGCCGCATCCTCAGCTCCAAATCGATCAACCGCACCGCCACCTTTGTGTTCTACATCGGAGACAGTCATTTCGGCACCCTGACCGCCTATGTCCCAGGGGTGTCGGCGCAGAACTTCAAATTCACCTCGGCCCTGCCGGTGCAAGTGCTCAAGGGCATGGCGCCGTTTCTGTCGCCCTACTTGCAACCGGATAGCCATACACAGTGCAAGCCGTTGGTGGCTCGGCAATGA
- a CDS encoding amino acid permease — protein MPVGNHLRHGETAQGGPLKRELGERHIRLMALGACIGVGLFLGSAKAIEMAGPAIMLSYIIGGLAILVIMRALGEMAVHNPVAGSFSRYAQDYLGPLAGFLTGWNYWFLWLVTCVAEITAVAVYMGIWFPDVPRWIWALAALVSMGSINLIAVKAFGEFEFWFALIKIVTIIAMVIGGVGIIAFGFGNDGVALGISNLWTHGGFMPNGVQGVLMSLQMVMFAYLGVEMIGLTAGEAKNPQKTIPNAIGSVFWRILLFYVGALFVILSIYPWNEIGTQGSPFVMTFERLGIKTAAGIINFVVITAALSSCNGGIFSTGRMLYSLAQNGQAPAGFAKTSTNGVPRRALLLSIAALLLGVLLNYLVPEKVFVWVTSIATFGAIWTWVMILLAQLKFRKSLSASERAALKYRMWLYPVSSYLALAFLVLVVGLMAYFPDTRVALYVGPAFLVLLTALFYIFKLQPTGETRSSVRSVS, from the coding sequence ATGCCTGTCGGCAATCATCTGCGCCATGGCGAGACCGCTCAGGGTGGTCCGCTCAAACGTGAACTCGGCGAGCGGCATATCCGCCTGATGGCCCTCGGCGCCTGCATCGGTGTCGGGCTGTTCCTCGGTTCGGCCAAGGCCATCGAAATGGCCGGCCCGGCGATCATGCTGTCCTACATCATTGGCGGCCTGGCCATCCTGGTGATCATGCGCGCCCTCGGTGAGATGGCCGTGCACAACCCCGTGGCCGGTTCGTTCAGCCGTTACGCCCAGGACTACCTCGGCCCGCTGGCCGGCTTCCTGACCGGCTGGAACTACTGGTTCCTGTGGCTGGTAACGTGCGTGGCGGAAATCACGGCGGTGGCGGTGTACATGGGCATCTGGTTCCCCGACGTCCCCCGCTGGATCTGGGCTCTGGCCGCACTGGTCAGCATGGGCTCGATCAACCTGATCGCAGTCAAGGCCTTCGGTGAATTCGAATTCTGGTTCGCCCTGATCAAGATCGTGACCATCATCGCCATGGTCATCGGCGGCGTCGGCATCATCGCCTTCGGGTTCGGCAACGACGGCGTGGCCCTGGGCATTTCCAACCTCTGGACCCACGGTGGCTTCATGCCCAACGGCGTACAGGGCGTGTTGATGTCCCTGCAAATGGTCATGTTCGCCTACCTGGGCGTGGAAATGATCGGCCTCACCGCCGGCGAGGCGAAGAACCCGCAGAAAACCATCCCCAATGCCATCGGCTCGGTGTTCTGGCGGATCCTGCTGTTCTACGTCGGCGCGCTGTTCGTGATCCTGTCGATCTACCCATGGAACGAGATCGGCACCCAAGGCAGCCCGTTCGTGATGACTTTCGAGCGCCTGGGCATCAAGACCGCCGCCGGCATCATCAACTTCGTGGTGATCACCGCTGCGCTGTCATCCTGCAACGGTGGCATCTTCAGCACCGGACGGATGCTCTACAGCCTGGCGCAGAACGGCCAGGCCCCAGCCGGCTTCGCCAAGACCTCAACCAACGGCGTCCCGCGCCGCGCCTTGCTGCTGTCCATCGCCGCCCTGCTGTTGGGCGTACTGCTCAACTACCTGGTGCCGGAGAAAGTCTTCGTCTGGGTGACCTCCATCGCCACCTTCGGCGCGATCTGGACCTGGGTCATGATCCTGCTGGCCCAACTCAAATTCCGCAAAAGCCTCAGCGCTTCGGAACGGGCGGCGCTGAAATATCGCATGTGGCTGTACCCGGTCAGCTCGTACCTGGCGCTGGCATTTTTGGTGCTGGTGGTGGGCCTGATGGCGTACTTCCCCGATACGCGCGTGGCGTTGTATGTCGGCCCGGCGTTCCTCGTATTGCTGACTGCACTGTTCTATATCTTCAAGTTGCAGCCAACCGGCGAAACCCGAAGCTCGGTGCGGTCAGTGTCG